The Flavobacterium commune genome contains a region encoding:
- a CDS encoding DUF6252 family protein — translation MKIFKGKIQFAILFIVVLIASCTYEPVDGTVETVPGNSASGVFKADFNGNTWTAKETQAIISGNFIEISAINSKGEAFGIMIEGNTVGTYAANVNLVAYTPAGTEYGYWAINDDNPTENTGSIIITKIDTEKKTISGTFQFKGYWTDPDNPRAAIQFTNGSFKDIPYVTQEETNDVFTAKVGSANFAATDIFTAEINDFITIGALDANLNNLSIDIKNTLSTGSYTITNTLSGDVQGYYEDADDEYKAISGNITITSKTSDRIKGSFQFTTDGAIPFVITEGTFDVEY, via the coding sequence ATGAAAATATTTAAAGGTAAAATACAATTTGCCATATTGTTTATAGTTGTATTAATTGCATCTTGTACTTATGAGCCTGTTGATGGTACAGTTGAAACAGTTCCGGGCAATTCGGCTTCAGGAGTTTTTAAGGCTGATTTTAATGGTAATACATGGACAGCAAAAGAAACTCAAGCTATAATTTCAGGAAATTTTATCGAAATTTCAGCAATTAATTCTAAAGGGGAGGCCTTTGGAATTATGATAGAAGGAAATACTGTAGGGACTTATGCAGCCAACGTGAATCTTGTAGCTTATACACCAGCAGGTACAGAGTATGGTTATTGGGCTATAAATGATGATAATCCAACTGAGAACACAGGTTCGATTATTATTACTAAAATTGATACGGAAAAGAAAACCATATCGGGAACTTTTCAATTTAAAGGATATTGGACTGATCCGGATAATCCCAGGGCGGCAATTCAGTTTACAAATGGTAGTTTTAAAGACATTCCGTATGTAACTCAGGAAGAAACTAATGATGTTTTTACAGCAAAAGTAGGTAGTGCTAATTTTGCTGCTACTGATATTTTTACTGCTGAAATTAATGATTTCATAACTATCGGTGCTTTAGATGCTAATTTAAATAATTTATCAATTGATATAAAAAACACTTTGAGTACAGGAAGTTATACTATTACTAATACTTTGAGTGGGGATGTTCAGGGGTATTATGAAGATGCTGATGATGAATACAAAGCAATTTCTGGAAATATTACAATTACTTCTAAAACAAGTGACAGAATCAAAGGAAGTTTTCAGTTTACAACTGATGGAGCGATTCCATTTGTAATAACCGAAGGTACTTTTGATGTGGAATATTAA
- a CDS encoding M48 family metallopeptidase: MKKNILFLGLATLGLIYSCATNPLTGKRTLNFVSNSELFPSSFQQYGTFLKENKVVSGTADAKKVESVGIKIKLAAERYLASLGQTNYLEGYQWEYKLVDNKEVNAWCMPGGKIVVYTGILPITKNDAGLATVMGHEVSHALANHGAQRMSASQLQTLGAAGVAAATGGQSAEKQQMWQQYYGIGSQVGVMLPFSRSHETEADKIGLTLMAIAGYNPEEAINFWTRMSANSGGGAPAEMLSTHPSDATRIANLKAMIPEAKAIAAKFGVTFK, translated from the coding sequence ATGAAAAAGAATATATTATTTTTAGGACTTGCTACTTTGGGATTGATTTATTCCTGTGCAACTAATCCGTTAACCGGAAAAAGAACGTTGAATTTTGTTTCTAATAGCGAATTATTTCCTTCATCTTTTCAGCAATATGGAACTTTTTTGAAGGAAAACAAAGTGGTTTCAGGAACAGCTGATGCTAAAAAAGTAGAATCTGTCGGGATTAAGATAAAACTGGCTGCCGAACGTTATTTGGCTTCTCTTGGTCAAACAAATTACTTAGAAGGATACCAATGGGAGTATAAGTTAGTAGATAATAAAGAAGTAAATGCCTGGTGTATGCCTGGAGGTAAAATTGTAGTTTATACAGGGATTTTACCAATTACAAAAAACGATGCCGGTTTAGCCACCGTAATGGGACATGAGGTTTCTCACGCTCTTGCTAATCATGGTGCGCAGCGTATGAGTGCATCACAATTACAAACTTTGGGAGCGGCAGGTGTTGCTGCTGCAACAGGAGGTCAAAGCGCCGAAAAACAACAAATGTGGCAACAATATTATGGAATTGGATCTCAGGTAGGAGTAATGCTTCCTTTTAGCAGAAGTCATGAAACCGAGGCTGATAAAATTGGCTTAACATTGATGGCAATAGCGGGTTATAATCCGGAAGAAGCAATTAATTTTTGGACCAGAATGTCGGCTAATTCAGGAGGCGGAGCTCCAGCCGAAATGTTGAGTACACACCCATCTGATGCTACCCGAATTGCGAACTTAAAAGCGATGATTCCGGAAGCTAAAGCCATTGCAGCTAAATTTGGTGTAACATTCAAATAA
- a CDS encoding MFS transporter: MNSLQKGDKKLLNAWAFYDWANSVYSLVIASAVFPIFYLALFSKDQTYIHVFGTEIKNSALISFVTAAAFLKVAFISPLLSGIADYVGNKKFFMKFFCYLGAFSCIGLYWFSLEHIYISLLFYFLGLIGFWGSLVFYNSYLPDIAFEEQQDAISAKGYSLGYFGSVLLLAVSLFLIMSAPDAEKIMQMQYSFVMVGIWWIVFSQYTYYYLPKGNENSQRITNKILFNGFKELKKVWIALEDNFALKKYLISFFVYSMAVQTVMLVATYFGEQEIQWESKSAATTGLISCILLIQIVAIFGALLTSKASKKYGNITTLIFLNCFWIVLCAAAYFIKLPLHFYIMAALVGLVMGGIQSLSRSTYSKLLPETKDTASFFSFYDVAEKIGIVIGMLVYGAIDQITGSPRFAIVFLAVFFIVGVLLLRKVPKK, encoded by the coding sequence ATGAATTCATTACAAAAAGGAGATAAAAAATTATTAAATGCCTGGGCATTTTACGATTGGGCAAATTCAGTATATAGTTTGGTGATTGCTTCGGCGGTTTTCCCTATTTTTTATTTGGCCTTATTCAGTAAAGATCAAACATATATTCATGTTTTTGGTACAGAAATTAAAAATTCGGCTTTAATTAGTTTTGTTACAGCAGCAGCTTTTTTAAAAGTAGCCTTTATTTCTCCACTTTTGTCCGGTATTGCTGATTATGTGGGAAACAAAAAGTTTTTCATGAAGTTTTTCTGTTATTTGGGGGCTTTTTCTTGTATTGGACTGTACTGGTTTAGTTTAGAGCATATTTACATTAGTTTACTCTTTTATTTTTTAGGTTTAATAGGTTTTTGGGGAAGCTTGGTTTTTTATAATTCCTATTTGCCTGATATTGCGTTTGAAGAACAGCAGGATGCTATAAGTGCAAAGGGATATTCTTTGGGGTATTTCGGAAGTGTACTTTTGTTAGCTGTAAGTTTGTTTTTGATTATGTCTGCTCCGGATGCTGAAAAAATCATGCAAATGCAATACTCTTTTGTAATGGTTGGAATTTGGTGGATTGTTTTTAGTCAATATACTTATTATTATTTGCCAAAGGGTAATGAAAATTCCCAAAGAATAACGAACAAAATTCTATTTAACGGATTTAAAGAACTTAAAAAAGTATGGATTGCACTAGAAGATAATTTTGCTTTAAAGAAATATTTGATAAGCTTTTTTGTGTATAGCATGGCGGTGCAAACGGTAATGTTAGTAGCAACTTATTTTGGTGAACAGGAAATTCAGTGGGAGTCTAAATCGGCTGCAACTACAGGATTGATTAGCTGTATTTTATTAATTCAAATAGTAGCAATTTTTGGTGCTTTATTAACTTCAAAGGCATCAAAAAAATATGGAAATATTACAACCTTGATCTTTTTAAATTGTTTTTGGATTGTATTATGTGCGGCGGCTTACTTTATAAAGTTGCCTTTGCACTTTTATATTATGGCGGCTCTAGTTGGTTTAGTTATGGGTGGGATTCAGTCTTTATCTCGTTCTACATATTCCAAATTATTACCGGAAACAAAGGATACAGCTTCTTTTTTTAGTTTTTATGATGTAGCCGAAAAAATCGGAATCGTAATAGGAATGCTTGTTTATGGAGCTATAGATCAAATTACAGGCAGTCCTCGATTTGCCATTGTTTTTTTAGCAGTATTTTTTATTGTTGGAGTTCTTTTGTTGAGAAAAGTGCCTAAGAAATAG